A part of Agrobacterium vitis genomic DNA contains:
- a CDS encoding bifunctional allantoicase/(S)-ureidoglycine aminohydrolase, with protein MTENSYFTNYGGLPPQTQLLSGKAVFKTAYAVIPKGVMSDIVTSLLPHWEKTRAWIIARPMTGFSETFSQYVMEIQPGGGSTRPEPDANAQTAIFVVEGAFTLTLGSAVHNLRAGSFAFLPAGSTWTILNTSGAPTKFHWVRKTFQPVDGLEPPPAIFTHEDEHEIAMMPNTGGAWGTTRFIDPNDIRYDFHLNIVSFQPGGIIPFMETHVMEHGLYVLEGKAVYRLNDDWVEVEAGDFMWLRAFCPQACYAGGPGRFRYLLYKDVNRHARLWP; from the coding sequence ATGACCGAGAACAGCTATTTCACCAATTACGGGGGCCTCCCGCCCCAAACCCAGTTGCTTTCGGGCAAGGCTGTTTTCAAAACCGCCTATGCCGTCATTCCAAAGGGCGTGATGAGCGACATCGTCACCAGTCTTCTTCCGCATTGGGAAAAGACCCGCGCCTGGATTATCGCCAGACCCATGACTGGATTTTCCGAAACCTTTTCACAATACGTGATGGAAATCCAACCGGGTGGGGGCAGCACGCGACCGGAACCGGATGCCAATGCGCAAACAGCCATTTTCGTTGTCGAAGGTGCGTTCACGCTTACACTTGGTTCAGCTGTGCACAACCTGCGTGCCGGATCATTCGCTTTTCTGCCAGCCGGTTCGACATGGACAATTCTCAACACCAGCGGTGCACCGACAAAATTCCACTGGGTTCGCAAGACGTTCCAGCCGGTAGACGGATTGGAGCCGCCACCGGCAATCTTCACCCACGAAGACGAGCACGAAATTGCTATGATGCCGAACACCGGTGGCGCCTGGGGGACGACCCGGTTCATCGATCCAAATGATATCCGCTATGACTTCCACCTGAATATCGTCAGCTTCCAACCCGGTGGCATCATTCCTTTCATGGAAACCCACGTGATGGAGCATGGCCTCTATGTGCTGGAAGGCAAAGCCGTCTATCGACTGAACGACGATTGGGTTGAGGTCGAGGCCGGTGACTTCATGTGGTTGCGCGCCTTTTGCCCACAAGCCTGCTACGCTGGCGGCCCCGGAAGGTTCCGCTATCTGCTTTACAAGGATGTCAACAGGCACGCCCGTTTGTGGCCTTGA
- a CDS encoding exopolysaccharide biosynthesis protein, whose product MMMSRQQGPAAGDDIVRGSGFLLEVLETARLRGGISIGELIGRRGRIGIAFTLLVLCLPTLVPLPGPFGMVFGTCLAFVAVQMLYGADRIWLPGFIARRTVSLKVVETMVRLGRPWVLKLESWLIAGRLPFLTGKTARMILALPILALAVLISLPIPFGNTAPALAIILIAIALAERDGLVVIFSLFVAAGAGVVTYYLVTAAGNLLTWAF is encoded by the coding sequence ATGATGATGTCTCGACAGCAGGGTCCTGCCGCAGGTGATGACATTGTGCGGGGCTCCGGCTTCCTGTTGGAGGTGCTGGAAACTGCTCGTTTGCGTGGTGGTATTTCCATCGGGGAACTGATCGGCCGGCGGGGGCGCATTGGGATAGCCTTCACCTTGCTGGTGCTTTGCCTGCCTACATTGGTCCCCCTGCCCGGTCCTTTCGGCATGGTTTTCGGCACCTGCCTGGCGTTCGTTGCTGTGCAGATGTTGTATGGTGCGGACCGGATCTGGCTTCCGGGTTTCATTGCGCGGCGAACCGTGTCGCTCAAGGTGGTGGAAACAATGGTGCGGCTCGGACGGCCCTGGGTGCTGAAACTCGAGAGCTGGCTGATCGCCGGGCGCCTCCCGTTTCTCACGGGCAAGACGGCGCGAATGATCCTGGCACTGCCAATTCTCGCGTTGGCGGTGTTAATCTCGCTGCCAATTCCCTTTGGCAATACCGCTCCGGCGCTTGCAATCATCCTGATCGCTATCGCTCTTGCGGAACGTGATGGCCTTGTGGTGATTTTTTCACTCTTCGTTGCCGCTGGCGCCGGTGTCGTGACCTATTATCTCGTCACCGCCGCTGGAAACCTGCTGACCTGGGCATTTTAG
- a CDS encoding lysylphosphatidylglycerol synthase domain-containing protein, with protein sequence MQKKILLNGIFLAATAIALWLSYRALSKFSLNDIETSLSAIPWTGFALSLFFCAVSYLCLTGFDYLGILYAGSRLSWRKAAVASFVSLSIGHNVGLAALSSGAVRYRYYRRWGLKNEEIAKIILFCGATVGIGLIGLAGICLALFPQSAAKLGGMGSFAARLIGFACVAAIGIYLVASAWLRGEIRIYKWRFSLPTLPIALAQVAVGIANFTAVAACLFWLARSSAGFFETTTAYVMANLSALVAHVPGGLGVMEATISFIMGKDASIGALIAFRVVYFFIPLAIGIPIFAISEWYYSRRERRDNSSSNETVKAATL encoded by the coding sequence ATGCAGAAGAAGATTTTACTAAATGGCATTTTTCTTGCCGCAACAGCAATAGCCCTTTGGCTGAGCTACCGGGCGCTGAGCAAATTTTCTCTCAACGATATCGAAACATCATTGTCTGCCATCCCTTGGACAGGTTTTGCTCTGTCATTATTTTTCTGTGCCGTGTCCTACCTCTGTTTGACCGGCTTCGACTATCTTGGCATCCTCTATGCCGGTTCTCGTTTGTCCTGGCGCAAAGCCGCGGTCGCTTCGTTTGTCAGCCTCTCAATCGGACATAATGTCGGCTTGGCTGCGCTGTCCAGCGGTGCGGTCCGCTATCGATATTATCGGCGCTGGGGCTTAAAAAATGAAGAAATCGCCAAAATCATTCTCTTTTGCGGCGCAACCGTCGGAATCGGCTTGATAGGATTGGCTGGCATTTGCCTTGCCTTGTTTCCGCAGAGTGCAGCCAAGCTCGGCGGCATGGGGAGCTTCGCCGCTCGGCTAATTGGTTTTGCTTGTGTTGCTGCAATTGGTATCTATCTCGTCGCCTCAGCTTGGCTGCGCGGTGAGATACGAATATACAAATGGCGCTTCTCACTACCAACCTTGCCCATCGCTCTTGCCCAAGTCGCAGTTGGCATCGCCAATTTCACCGCAGTCGCTGCTTGTCTCTTCTGGTTGGCCAGATCTTCCGCTGGCTTTTTCGAAACGACAACCGCTTATGTCATGGCCAACCTCTCAGCGCTGGTTGCCCATGTTCCTGGCGGACTCGGCGTAATGGAAGCGACGATTTCATTCATCATGGGCAAAGACGCCTCGATCGGTGCGCTCATTGCATTTCGCGTCGTGTATTTTTTCATCCCGCTGGCAATCGGCATCCCGATCTTTGCTATCAGTGAATGGTATTATTCCCGCCGCGAACGTCGGGACAATTCCTCGTCAAATGAGACGGTGAAAGCAGCAACTCTTTGA
- a CDS encoding endonuclease/exonuclease/phosphatase family protein → MSSIFRLLTYNIHSCIGTDRRLDPARIADVIAATNADIVCLQEVDVGRNRTSGIDQAEVIAGYLTMQSHFHSALNVAEERYGDALLTRFPTRIIQQGMLPSRGEQRGALLVEVLIGDISVNVCVTHFGLRAGERAEQARTLLGVEWLGPLLEADAPIAVAADLNAVPNSKAFKLLTARLADATKANLKSDNLSRPKPTFPSRFPFLRLDHVLTSGGLNILDARVIDTPLARQASDHLPLLVTMQT, encoded by the coding sequence ATGAGCTCCATATTTCGCCTCCTTACCTACAATATTCATAGCTGTATCGGCACAGACAGAAGACTTGATCCAGCCAGAATTGCCGACGTGATCGCAGCCACCAATGCAGATATTGTTTGTCTTCAGGAAGTGGATGTCGGCCGAAACCGAACGTCTGGAATTGATCAAGCGGAAGTGATCGCTGGCTATCTCACCATGCAATCACATTTTCATTCCGCCTTGAATGTCGCTGAGGAACGATATGGCGATGCACTTTTGACCCGGTTTCCGACCCGGATCATCCAGCAGGGCATGTTGCCATCACGCGGTGAGCAAAGGGGTGCGCTGTTGGTAGAGGTATTGATTGGGGATATTTCGGTTAACGTCTGCGTGACACATTTCGGCCTAAGGGCGGGGGAGCGAGCGGAGCAGGCAAGGACGCTTTTAGGTGTGGAATGGCTAGGACCATTGCTGGAGGCAGATGCTCCCATTGCGGTCGCAGCCGACTTGAACGCTGTACCGAATTCCAAAGCTTTCAAACTCTTGACGGCAAGATTGGCCGATGCCACGAAAGCTAACCTCAAGTCCGATAATCTCAGTCGGCCGAAGCCGACTTTTCCATCTCGGTTTCCATTCCTGCGGCTGGACCACGTACTGACATCAGGTGGATTGAATATCCTTGACGCACGGGTCATTGACACACCTTTGGCACGTCAAGCGTCCGATCATCTGCCGCTCCTTGTTACGATGCAAACTTGA
- a CDS encoding ATPase inhibitor subunit zeta encodes MTKLHDRGHAMVQSVSGPDWCPKDDTTFTIRARRNVLTGFWAGERLGLRGQDLVLYAQALHVEDHRLPGDLDLVEKIQADFASAEMAISTADIHLVLRSSHQQALRDSGCTD; translated from the coding sequence ATGACAAAACTTCACGACAGAGGACATGCGATGGTTCAGAGCGTTTCAGGGCCGGACTGGTGCCCAAAGGACGACACCACCTTCACAATCCGTGCCCGTCGGAATGTTCTGACTGGGTTCTGGGCTGGTGAACGTTTGGGACTGCGTGGCCAGGATCTGGTGCTTTACGCCCAGGCGCTGCATGTGGAAGATCATCGATTGCCTGGTGATCTCGATCTTGTTGAAAAAATTCAAGCAGATTTCGCATCGGCTGAGATGGCAATCAGCACAGCCGATATTCACCTTGTGTTGCGCTCGTCGCATCAGCAAGCGCTGCGGGATAGCGGTTGTACGGATTAA